The genomic segment GACAGCACTGATTAGAAAAATGTTGTGACTTCTGTTAAGAGGGAAAACATTAACAAGAGTATGGTTGCATACTAAACAGTTAAAATAAGTAAGTAAAAAAGAATTAGAATTGCATTACAGACAGAGTATTTATCCTCTTTTATTGGTATCACCTGAGTAAGAATAGCTCAGTGTGTATTGGCAGGGCATTAAGGACACAATTTGGTGTCAATATCTAAATGCCAGTCCTATATAAATGCTTGTGTCTACACAGTGCTTATACACAAGGGATGTATCTGTACACACTTAATGCACTAACAAGTTGTTAACCCATTAACGGCCACTGCCGACATATGGCAGCATGGCATTATAACTCACTCATAGAATAAACTTCAACTTcgctataacttgtaaaacgcgtttcatagcaagatgcgcTAGTAATGAAACGGACACGCCCATAGaggtcccgtttctgggataaccggatccttCCTGGACTAGTGCatgtttgttatgtaataaCGTAAAGTGTAACCTTTAATAATAGGTGAATTAAATTTTTCTTCGAATTAAAAACCagtagctgataacaaagaaagtgttatacatcaaTGGAGATAGGTAAAGTTGACAGTcggctgctttatcccagatGTGGCACGGTGGACACGAGTGCAGATATGCATGCGCAACagcagaaatgggacaaatcatgaagaaaccagctgtggaatggatcgcactgtaagtaaactgtatagaatagttctttggagtgtaatacaCCTTAGTAAATAGCTAGTTGGGATTCCGTTGTTTGTTCAGGCTGGTTTTTAACGAAGTTTAGACattgttgtttgataactttgttgtggttactgttatgtaaacaaaaacaacacagtcaacctccttagtttatagcgagtatttagatacatggttactaagtagttttGTGTACTGGACATTTAGTATGATGTGATTCGGCAATTCAGCCAGTGGTCCTGGAGAATTTGGCCGTCAATGGGTTAATTAAGATAAAACACAGGGACATGGTCATATGAACCAGGCATAAGATATAATCATGTACCAGGCATAAGATATAATCATGTACCAGGCATAAGATATAATCATGTACCAGGCATAAGATATAATCATGTACCAGGCATAAGATATAATCATGTAATATAAGGCAATCATATTGTTTAACTAGTTACTACTACTTTTGGCAATATTAAAGTGGCCACATAAAAATCATCTAGGGCACACCTTGATGTCACTTGATCACAGTTTTATGCCAGTTTAGATGGTGTGTGTTACAACCTGCAAGCAAATGACAGGAGGTGCGGAGGTAGCTAGAGTTGTACTGGTAACACAAGACTATTGAATAATCAACAAGGTGACTTCTGAGATACATTATATAGTACACTTAGAACTAAGTACACTGCGTACCTAACATGTACGGTACACAAATCGTGGCATTACTATGCACGACACATGGTGGTCACTTTGGTCAGCTGTTTGTAAACCTAGCTACTAATGAAAATTAAGTCACAGCTCTGTGtgaatatgtacatgcatgtcaGGTGTGTACATGCTATATCAGCAGTCtggtatgtatatacacattatACATAACATGGATAgtatacagacagacagacagacagacagacatactACTATGCACAACacaaattgttacacaccttttCTATGTGGTTACGCATACTACCACGAGATTCAGTTTTCTTGATGTCTCGGTCAACACTTGGAGAAGGTGGAGGGCTGGAATCAAGCTCAGGATCTTCTTCTTCACTGTCTATTTCCTCTTCCTCCCCATCTCCATTGATAGCTGTAGTGGATAAAATGACACCATTCATACTAACAAGCTGTTAAACAGAACATATAGAAACTGATGGATACATATAATGGCTACTGAAACTGCTAATATATCAAAAATACTCTCTCTCAAGAAAACTATGAAACACTACAGAAGGCACAGGCTTATTTGTTGAGACACATATTCTTAGTTGagttatcatcatcattaaatATTTGAGTAACAAGTGTTGCTTGATCCTCATAAAAATTAAAGTTGATTCATTACAAAGTAATGCATTCCAAGTGTGGCTTCATCACCTCTCATCAAAGCTACACCTAATCAATGTATGCATAACAACACCTGGTGATCATGCAGTGTCCCACAAGGGACCAGATGATGCTATAAAAAGCTCCCCCCTCAACTTTCCTTCTTTATCGCAGAAAATTTGCTGAGTTCAATGGTTTTGCTACATCCAATGGTTTTACTACAAGTAGAGTCATGCAGCTCAGTAATGCAGCAAATAATTTGGAGATTACAAAAACCTTTGAGGTATGTATTTTGGAAATGCATTTAAAATATTTACTAAGCAAGCCTGAGAAAATATCTCTTGAGTCAGTGTCCCTGAAAATTTCTTGGTGAAACCTCTTTTTATTATCACCCATGTTGTAAGTTAAACATGATGTCTTGCAAGCATTCTACAAAGCTATATGTCATACTCtctattatgtactcttggtcaTACCCAGTTATTTTATCAAAATATAGAAAAATTGGTACAGAATCCAATTGTCCTTCAGTCACATAGGTagatacatacgtacgtacagaCATTCAACACCTTGCAGCTTATCACTAAGAGATCAAtaattttctagacttttttaGGATGCACAAGGTTTTCTCATATTTGTTTTGAAAACAAATTGCACACACTACAAGAGTTGGGGTGTGAATATACACCAGGGAGAGACACCCCATTCAAGAATGTTCTGACAATAACACTTGTACCTGATGAGTTATTACCTGTAATGCTGTGAAAATTTCACTACTGTTAGGAGGGTTATTGGGGTCAATAAATTATTTAGCAGCTTAGAATAAAAGATGACATCATTTGCTGTCCAATAAAATGTTAATCGCAGAAAAGACATTAATTAAAACCAGATTAACAAAATTGAATATGCTACGTAAGTATAACAGAGCCCCTGACACCTCAGAAGCAACCTTGCAATAGGCTAAATAAAGATACAGATGGGATGACGGAAAGTATCCAGTCTGGACAGCCCCCTAATCAGTACCTTCACTCTCCTCTTTGGTGTCATCATCCTCACTGGAGGCTCCCATGAGGAAGTTGTGCATCCGTCGGTAGTTCATGGAGTCCAGTCGACGTACATGCTCACGAGTCCGCTGTACCATGGAGACCAAGATGCCAGGAGGATCAGAAACTTGTACAAATGCATGCTGTGGTAAGGAAGACAACACACGCTAGTACTGTGTctacgtgcacacacacacacacacacacacacacacacacacacacacacacacacacacacacacacacacacacacacacacacacacacacacacacacacacacacacacacacacacacacaataactacACACTTCTAGTAGTGCTGCAGATGTGGAACGATCCTTAGGGTCCTTCTGTAGACATTTTTTGACAAAATCTTTAAATGCCGACGACCTTCAAGATGTGCAAATATTTATCCACACATACACGCTCAGATCATGAATGCAATCATGCACACACTAATACACAAAGTCATACAAActatacacactcacacataccaGTGTTCTTGATCTTTTAATGTTGGTGAGTCTCGTTGGGCAATATGATAAAGAGCACTCATAGCATTCATGTGAAATAATGGTGGTTTGCGTTCAGCCAGTTCTATACATGTGATACCCATGGACCAAATATCTACTTTACTATCATACTGTCCCTCGTCCATTGCAAGGATCACCTCAGGTGCCATCCTACATTTCATAAATATGGTGTTAGCACAACACAATGAGACTAACCAAAATGGTGTTCCTACAAAGGAATTAGCCGGAGATCGGGCAGATGCTGAACCAAAATCAGCTAAACAGGACAAAGTTAAGAGTAAATATACAAGAAAGTAACTAGACATACCAAGTTTCACTATTCCTCTGTCTGTTAGTAGTATGTTTCCAGCTGTTCAGTGTATATGGAGCATAGCACATAAACAGTAAACTACAAACCAGCTATACCTTTAACGTCTCGATGAATTTTGTTATGAGAGTGTAGATAGTGCAGCCCCTGTGCATTGTAAGAAAAAACTAAACAACATCACATGTGTACATCAACTAACTGTCAGGGCTCCATGGCAGATCGCTGATATTTCTTCCTCCATAAGAGGACATTTGTGTACTAtgtaaaaagaaagaaaaccaCATTAGCTGGAGAATTGCACCAGTGATGGCCACTGTATGAATACTGATAGGTCAATGCCATCTCTATTAAATCTAACAAGATACAATAGAGAGGCATAATGGACCATGGGACAAATTACCTCCATACATAATTAACCCACAACTATTTTCTGCCTAAGACAGAGCGGCAATTAACATATGTTATTACAGCTATGATCCTAACTAGGATATGAAGCTGACTAAATCGTTTTGATACCAAaaatgattgtgaaatttgaacCCTTTACTAACTCCTTCATCCTGCAAGATGTTGAAATGAGCTAATTGCTAGTCATTTTGCTTGCTGACAAGGATCACAGCCCCATGACCACATATAGAGCCATACAAAACTCATAACACAGCTTTATTCAACTGTCATTATCTCATCTCACAGTTAACCCATGGCTTATAGGTGCTAGCACATATTAATATCTCATGTGTAAGACTTGGGGAAGCTGAGAAATATTCAGAAATGTGACAATTACTTCACCATCAATACTTAGCATAGCTACAAGTCCTACACCAATACTACAAAGCTAGCAACATGAAATTGAGACTGCTAATTCATAAATGGTGTCCCACAATAAATTGGATCAATACTACCCTCCCTTCATTGGTAATGTAATTTAGGaaagacaaactttgaaagaACAAACATAATTTGGCAATTTCCTTAGCCCTTCACATCCTGAAGCAACTGCTATAACAGGAGAATACAGTAATACACTCCTACACACTTTACTATTaaacacacactgcacacaaaCAAGACAATGTCATTCATTCAGTGTCAAGCCTTCAGTATATCCCACATATATCGCTGCCAAGAAAAATATCCAAGGTGTGTCACAGAATATGTCTGGCACTACACATGCAGTCAtgcccaacacacacacacacacacttcactagTGCACTATTTAGCCAGAAAGTCTTTCTTAAGACTGgtatgtatttaaatactctATGTACACATCTTATAAATACTTAACACATAAAAATACTAGTGTCGTGCACACAATTGCTACCCACCTTCAATGATATCTGAAGTCGACCCAATGCAGTACTCCATTACAAGCTGTAGGTGGAATATTTTATAAACTACTGTATGAACACAGATGTTACAGTTTACCCAGCAGGTTTGTTCCTTGAGGTAGCAGGCCTTGTAGTAGATGGTATTCTCATGTGTACACTCCCTCAAGAATTTTATTTCTCTAAGTATGTCCTGCCATTTCTGTTTGGAGGGAGCATATGGTACACGTTAGGCTGGCGATATCACTACCTACCTCCTGGGACTGTTTACCGGAGAACGACATTTTCTTGATGGCGACCACTTCGCCTTCCTTCTGACTGTTACGGGCCTAGCAAAGTCACCAAATATTTCAGCTAGTTCATAGACACTCGCAACAACTACTCACATAGTAAACGGCCCCGAAACTACCATGACCAATCTCTCGTTGGTCTGTGAAAACTGTGTCAGGATCATCCTCGGAGAAAATATTCGACCACTCGGGGTTTTTGGTCAGATTCTTTAGTGACTGTGACCTTACTGGCATGATTTAGCCGTCACTGTTAGCTAGTAGAACTACAAGTCCATCTACTGTGAGTAATATAAACACTTACATAGTTGATAACCCACTAATGTTTGTCCGCCATATTGTTTATTACATCACGTGAACGACAAGGGAATGTCTCAAACAAGAGCCCAAATAGAACAGGAGGGTTATTGCATTGTTAAGGGTTTGttaacagtagaagaagtgaaCGAATGTAAGAAAGAAATCAGGAATATCATAGAGAAATGGTACGAGACATTCGAACGGAATGGCTTTGCCGAAGGCAATGACTGGGAGGAGATATGCAATCGTCTACCTTCCATCAAAGACGGCAGTCGACCAATGCCGAGCGACAAAGAGATGTCGATAAGAAGGCTATTCAGGATGGCCGTGCATACCGAATACTTCAGGAAACTCGCTCAACACCCTAAGGTAATAAACCATAGGAATGCGTGTATTTTATTAACGTAGGGGGCGTGGCTACAGGAAAAGGTTGAGCAAATAATGTATTCTACAGATCACCCCATATTGCAAGCAATACCTCGGTGAGGACGTGAAGTTGCTGCAGAGCATGTCACTGTTGAAGCCACCAGGTACATTACACTAGCTGCATGCATACAGCTTCATCCCCTTGAGAGGTGTACATTGTTTTCAACTTGTATCTAATTATTAGGGGTAAATATTATATGTACTGTTAGTCTTATAAGTACATTACACAAGTCCCACTGATGTCGCATGTCATGTCAGGAGTGACCTGTAACGGACATGGATGAGATGGTGTAGTGTTGGTACCGCAGAAACCATACAATGATTCATTTCAGATTCACTGATGCTTATCAGTAAAGGAAAATTCTCTCCATAAGAGGATCTAAGAGGACTATCATTCTATTATTAGGCATGGTGCTCTAGATGGGACTTCACTGTGTGTACACATTGTTACATTGTTTATAACTGCTGTTTGCCAGCAGTAGCTACAACTAACTGTAGTAATGAGATGTATAGAGGATGTTTCATGCATCAGAATAATAAATGCCAACCTCATGATTTGTACCGCAGATTAAATACCTGTGGTCAAATACGGTGCATATTTCACAAAGAAATTATAGATAGTTTGTATAAGAAACCCTCTACCTGGTTGGAGATGGGTATGGTATTAAATCATTTGGTCAGATAAATGAGTTACCACAAACCTCAGCATAACCTCATGGGACCATAGTGGGTTATTACTTCATACTATTAATTGTGTTACTGATTGTAatatatgtgtgttgtgtgtattaaGTTATTAAAGTTAATTGCCTACACCATCTTGTGAATGCTATAATGGGTCACAGGAGTTTTCAGCACGGTACGCTAGCCTATTTACTATAGAGTGTTCACCAAATGCTGGGTAGAATAATAGCTTCTAGTCGTCACACTCGATTAATTTTCACTGGCGGACTCTAAGCCTTAATTCATTTTGTGGTGGGCAGATGAAACTAACACACAAATTATAAGGTTCTTATATCTTGTATTTATTGTGAACTGCTTGATACTGACACACTATTATACCAGGTTCATCAGAGAAGATATGGCATCAGGACAATGCCTATTTCAGACTGACTCCATGTAAAGTGATGGGATGTTGGATAGCTCTTGATGAGGCGACAGTTCAAAATGGATGGTGTGTAATGAATGAATATACAGGAATAAGAGATAATAATGTACTGCAGTGCAAAAATGACATTAATTGGGAGTGCATTAACTGTTTTAAGCATGTAATAAAAGGTTTTACACATGCCCGGTTTAACTGCTAAATGCTTTCTACTAAGAATTCCCTTTTTTGAGTACTGCAGTGTGTTACCACTTGACTGAAAACTGTGCATGTTGACGTAGTTGTCTTAGTGTCCCACCATTTCACAGAAATAATTGTGGGACTAAAAAAATGTTTCATACCTGCATGCACCGTACATTGCTGTGATCATCAGTCGATTTTTTTTTCCATGTAGTATGCATGTGTTGCCACGTTGCCACAAGAATGGTGTGTGGGAGCACTCTGCGTCTGTAGATTTTCACATTGATTATGGGATAGTGGACATCCCTGATCCTTCAAAGGTAACCATCATGTGTACGTATCCATAGATATTGTGGCTTACAACCATAGGGCTATAGCTGAATTAGTTTCGTTTTatgaatatataatatatccctCCAAATAATTGTGGTTAGGTTGTACCCATTGAGCTGTCCCCGGGTGATGCACTTCTATTTGATGGAGAACTACCCCATTACACCCCCAAGAACTCTACAACTGATAAAATGTGAGCTGTGAAAATAATTTACAttttgtcattattattattatttcaggCGGAGGGCAATCCAGTTCCACTATGCTTCTAGTGCTTGCAAGCCAACCAAGTGTCCACCCAAAGAGGAACAGCCTGCAGTTGTACCTGATGAAAAGAAAGTCGGCCATTTTGATTGTGCCCCTTGTATTGAACCGATCTATTGGTACTACCGCAAAGCTGAACTATTAGTATGTGGAAAAGACTACGGAGGAgatcatatttaatgtttataaatataaattgtattatTATCAGATGTTATCGTGTTTATAACTGGTGGAATAAAATCGCTTTTTAATTATATGAACTGACAAATTGATTTTGATGACAAATTTTGTTATATTGTTGACAATCCAAGAAGTGACATTCATTCTATCTATACATGCACCTTTATGATCAGTGAATATATTGTGCTATAGCATAAATGTTTGATGGATGTGTAATGTTTTGAATATTGACAAATGCATAATGAAAATAGCCTGATATTACCACCCCAGGGAATTTGATGACAGTCTAACCTAAAAGTCTCCTCCATATAAATTTTGCACTAAAAAGAAAATTCACAACAGATTACAAAACTACATTTGAAAAAAAATAGTATCCATCAGGCAGACCACCTTTACGAGAGTCACTATGAGCATGTATCAAACCCTTAGGGCCAGTCTGTGTGATGTCTTGTACTGCTGCCAGTACATTAGTTTGTGTTGCTATCTCATAATTTAAGTTTTGTAAATATTCAAGATACTCTGATGAAAAGTTTGTTTCATGTCGCAAAATGTTAGAAAACCAGTGATGGTGAATACGTGGTGCTTTGATGGCTTCAGATATATCATCACCAAAGAAGAGGTGGTTAATACTTGACAGTAGTGTTGCCGTGGTAATGACTGGACCTCCTGAGGCACCGATGATGACAGCATTACTCGATCCATTTCAAAAGGATAGTAGGAGCCGTAGAGGACTGTGGTCTCTTCCCTGGTTCTATATATGTAATTGTCGGGGCCCTCAGGAAGGCCAAAATCGTAGGTTGGGAAAATCACCCATTTCATCATTAAAGATTATCCCATTCTTCACAGACAAAATCTTGCTACCAAAACTACATGAAGACACAGTAAAACTACAGCCTAACATTATTTTATTGGCTTACAAAAAAACTATGGCGAGGATCTCTAACCAAATTTGAAAGCTTCAACAATGTAGGGGTAAGTCAGGCTTAGCCAGCCCTGACTCTACCAGAGGAAGGAAATCTGATTAAAAAGCAATTATATGCACTTGGGTTCATCCCTACTCCTACCAAATTTAATGTTGCATATAGGACATTACATATACAGTGTCTAAAGAGAGTGACTCACCTTCCAATACATTTAACATGAATGCAAATACATCTccactcaggggcggatccagacttttaaaaaagggggttccactttggaattgcaacttcagcctagctagCCGTAAGTTGGAgacccaaaaaaaaaggtcatcacctgctgacaatagttgcccctcaccatagatgccctcaccaactatatttccatGTTTATAttctagatacatagcttgctaaactgctcctcaaaagactactgtgactgctctattagagtatctcgatttgactgctctattagagtatttcaagtaAGAGAggttctttcaaaaggggggttccatggaaccctttgaaccccccctagatccgcccctacCACTGGCAGGGACTGAAGCTCCAAGGCATCACGTTCATTCACTTCATAGTTGACAAAATCCTCTTTCTGGAGAATGCCCCCATGACTGTTGATCTGATCTTCAATCAATTTACCTGTGAAGTTACTATTGTAGAATAGCTCAACTGCTTCGTCAGGTGTTCTCATGGCAATATCTTTAAGTGCTAGCACATATTATTATCTCATGTGTAAGACTTGGTGAAGCTGAGAAATATTCAGAAATGTGACAATTACTTCACCATCAATACATAGCATAGCTACAAGTCCTACACCAATACTACAAAGCTAGCAACATGAAATTGAGACTGCTAATTTAGTCATAAATGGTGTCCCACAATAAATTGAATCAATACTATACCCTCCCTTCATTATGTTAATGTAATTTAGAaaagacaaactttgaaagaACAAACATAATTTGGCAATTTCCTTAGCCCTTCACATCCTGAAGCAACTGCTATGAAAGGAGAATACAATAATACACTCCTACACACTTTACTATTAAACACACACTGCACATGAACAAGACAATGTCATTCATTCAGTGTCAAGCCTTCAGTATATCCCACATATATCGCTGCCAAGAAAAATATCCAAGGTGTGTCACAGAATATGTCTGGCACTACACATGCAGTCATGcccactacacacatacacacacacacacacacacacacacacacacacacacacacacacacacacacacacacacacatacacacacacacacacacacacacacacccacacccacacacttCACTAGTGCACTACATATTTAGCCAGAAAGTCTTTCTTAAGACTGgtatgtatttaaatactctATGCACACATCTTTATAAAATACATAAAATACTAGTTGGGTCATGCACACAGTTGCTACCCACCTTCAATGATATCTGAAGTTGACCCAGTGCAGGACTCCATTACAAGCTGTAGGCAGAATACTGATTTTAAACTACTGTATGGACACAGATGTTACAGTTTACCCAGCAGGTTTGTTCCTTGATGTAGCAGGCCTTGTAGTGGATGGTATTCTCATGTGTACACTCCCTCAAGAATCTTATT from the Dysidea avara chromosome 13, odDysAvar1.4, whole genome shotgun sequence genome contains:
- the LOC136242930 gene encoding phytanoyl-CoA dioxygenase domain-containing protein 1-like, whose protein sequence is MSQTRAQIEQEGYCIVKGLLTVEEVNECKKEIRNIIEKWYETFERNGFAEGNDWEEICNRLPSIKDGSRPMPSDKEMSIRRLFRMAVHTEYFRKLAQHPKITPYCKQYLGEDVKLLQSMSLLKPPGSSEKIWHQDNAYFRLTPCKVMGCWIALDEATVQNGCMHVLPRCHKNGVWEHSASVDFHIDYGIVDIPDPSKVVPIELSPGDALLFDGELPHYTPKNSTTDKMRRAIQFHYASSACKPTKCPPKEEQPAVVPDEKKVGHFDCAPCIEPIYWYYRKAELLVCGKDYGGDHI